From Desmodus rotundus isolate HL8 chromosome 12, HLdesRot8A.1, whole genome shotgun sequence, one genomic window encodes:
- the LOC123480356 gene encoding LOW QUALITY PROTEIN: sialic acid-binding Ig-like lectin 14 (The sequence of the model RefSeq protein was modified relative to this genomic sequence to represent the inferred CDS: inserted 1 base in 1 codon): MVLLLLLLPLLCGGTLQEQQHYELQVQESVTVQEGLCIHVPCSFYLWNPWSSSSPLYIYWYQLQNHTCYNKLVATNNPNKPVKLKLQSRFLLGDPRNSNCSLSIRDVRKSDTGTYFFRMETANTVKYNYQDKQLTLKVTALMQKPDILIQEPLESGCPTKLTCSLPGSCEGGRPLAFSWVGAAVDSLNPQNLRSSVLTFTPTPQDHGTNLTCQVKRQGSRVTVERTIWLNVSYAPQNLTTGMSYRNPLKALENTSSVWIQEGEALQLLGVADSXPPAALRSSPSCRCVAEEHQGSWSLVLILIRGALMGAGFLLTYGLTWLYYTRCGGS, from the exons ATGGTGCtcctgctgttgctgctgcctctgctgtgtggtG GGACCCTGCAAGAGCAGCAACACTATGAGCTCCAAGTGCAGGAATCGGTGACAGTGCAGGAGGGTCTGTGCATCCATGTGCCCTGCTCTTTCTACCTGTGGAATCCGTGGTCTTCCTCTAGCCCACTCTACATCTACTGGTACCAGCTTCAGAACCACACGTGCTACAATAAACTAGTGGCCACTAACAACCCCAATAAACCAGTGAAACTAAAGCTTCAGAGCCGATTCCTCCTCGGGGACCCCAGGAACAGTAACTGTTCCCTGAGCATCAGAGACGTCAGGAAGAGTGACACAGGAACCTACTTTTTCCGAATGGAGACAGCAAATACCGTGAAATATAATTACCAAGATAAGCAGCTGACCTTGAAGGTCACAG cCCTCATGCAGAAACCTGACATCCTCATTCAGGAGCCTCTGGAGTCTGGCTGCCCCACAAAGCTGACCTGCAGCCTGCCAGGGTCCTGTGAAGGGGGAAGACCTCTCGCCTTCTCCTGGGTGGGAGCTGCTGTTGACTCTCTGAACCCCCAGAACCTCCGCTCCTCTGTGCTCACCTTCACCCCGACGCCCCAGGACCATGGGACCAACCTCACCTGTCAGGTGAAACGCCAGGGATCAAGGGTGACTGTGGAGAGAACCATCTGGCTCAATGTCTCCT ATGCCCCACAGAACCTCACCACAGGCATGTCCTACAGAAAT CCCCTCAAGGCTCTTGAAAATACCTCATCTGTTTGGATCCAGGAAGGTGAGGCTCTGCAGCTGCTGGGTGTGGCTGACA AACCCCCTGCAGCACTGA GAAGCTCCCCTTCCTGCAGGTGTGTGGCTGAGGAGCACCAGGGCTCCTGGTCCCTGGTCCTCATACTGATCAGAGGGGCCCTCATGGGGGCTGGCTTCCTCCTCACCTATGGCCTTACCTGGCTCTATTACACCAG GTGTGGAGGCTCCTAG